A single window of Botrytis cinerea B05.10 chromosome 3, complete sequence DNA harbors:
- the Bcpus7 gene encoding Bcpus7 yields MASLESNEQGSSPRKRQKLDSSLATPTSTTSSPQLNTTTSLNPIANPSDKMEVDQPSQSLVSEVPLSSRPEHAQEVRSGILHYVNKKNPGFQGILKQRYTDFLVNEISIGGNVVHLKNIEVPQNNQRGNAANAIAVSTEIGKENQPTAGGSKQTESVQPTSTSSAVAETAALADVTNNSGSVAPSTLVAAVSGDVTAQPSAEEPNAVNIKEIRPNDMEILVEYFGDALALQIVELDKKVQQKPTAKASTFGSLKSEPIDDRPRRGRIHGFVRARFESRLETEALDDNSISIFAAAPQQQQRGRGQNQRGRGQNNSGRGNFRGQPNGQPKPKGKVGWEELGGEYLHFTLYKENKDTMETINLLSKLTRTGPKDFAYAGTKDRRAATAQRVSAFRHHLTSMAELNKTLRNRCRVGDFKYEKYPLRLGDLEGNVFTITLRDCHFGDDTDMDDAAKAQSAEKVVGDAVKHLQTRGFLNYFGLQRFGTFAIGTHEIGKLILKGNFKGAVDSLLAFNEDALAAAQSGQDSSSIGRDDMARALAIHKFQETGRNSGGRDSLPPRFSAERAVIQHMSSERKRNDYAGAILSISRHLRTMYVHSYQSFIWNVVASRRWERYGDKVIEGDLVLVESKAPEQKDEVDENGEIVIHASGGDAALTSDEVFQRARCLSAEEADSGAFTIFDIVLPMPGYDIEYPNNEIGDFYKEFMASEQGGGLDPADMRRKIKDFSLSGSYRHLIGRVKEGMSFEVRTYHDENEQLVETDLEIIEKNNPQDNEPSHIQTTHVYSRREGDPHGYANFQENNRHHNDDQQENGHRDNGAQYNQGGRQQGGRARHMADAAEQGRQNHAVYGGSAQHNAWKALPNKLAEEDKAAAEAWEVEKLKPVDVDAIKQPIYQETFIQTSADDEGRRTGVRTQQTLGSKNELIEENILNNRVSDIEEKSKAQVTKTPLAESDDDTETQEGGVKLGVSAGLKRSAEEISKGSVGENKKDEVAIEVVEVEDKDGNSAVVATEIKEDTKSSELPQQISTDTEMATVPAVEEVTEETRPARLAVIVKFGLGSSMYATMALRELMQEGGVQVYQPDFSSGR; encoded by the exons ATGGCTAGCTTAGAAAGCAACGAACAAGGTTCGTCCCCTCGCAAGAGGCAGAAGCTCGATTCTTCTTTGGCTACCCCAACCTCTACAACTTCTTCTCCCCAGTTGAATACCACAACCAGTTTAAATCCAATCGCAAATCCAAGCGACAAGATGGAGGTTGATCAGCCAAGCCAAAGTTTGGTTTCTGAAGTTCCATTATCTTCCCGACCTGAACATGCTCAAGAAGTTCGATCTGGAATCCTTCATTATGTCAACAAGAAAAACCCTGGATTTCAAGGTATATTGAAGCAGag ATATACGGATTTCCTGGTCAACGAAATCTCCATAGGAGGGAATGTTGTTCACCttaagaatattgaagttCCCCAGAACAACCAACGCGGA AATGCAGCAAATGCCATTGCCGTTTCAACAGAAATTGGTAAAGAGAACCAACCAACAGCAGGAGGTTCAAAGCAGACTGAATCAGTACAACCCACTTCTACTAGCTCTGCTGTAGCTGAAACTGCGGCTCTTGCAGATGTTACAAACAACAGCGGTTCTGTGGCTCCAAGCACTTTAGTTGCTGCAGTCAGTGGTGATGTTACTGCACAGCCATCAGCTGAGGAACCAAATGCCGTtaatatcaaagaaattcGACCTAATGATATGGAAATTCTTGTTGAATACTTTGGCGACGCTCTGGCACTCCAGATAGTTGAGTTGGACAAGAAGGTCCAGCAGAAGCCCACTGCTAAAGCTTCTACATTTGGCTCCCTTAAATCAGAACCAATCGACGACAGACCCCGCCGTGGACGCATTCATGGCTTCGTGCGTGCGCGTTTTGAATCGCGTCTTGAGACTGAGGCTTTGGATGATAATTCTATCAGTATCTTTGCGGCTGCTCCACAGCAGCAACAGCGTGGTAGAGGACAAAATCAGCGCGGTAGAGGCCAAAACAATTCCGGTCGCGGCAACTTTCGGGGTCAACCAAATGGGCAGCCCAAACCAAAGGGAAAAGTTGGATGGGAAGAACTTGGCGGAGAATATCTTCACTTCACGCTTTATAAGGAAAACAAGGACACCATGGAGACTATTAACTTGCTGTCCAAGTTGACTAGGACTGGCCCCAAAGACTTTGCCTACGCAGGTACTAAAGATCGCCGTGCAGCCACCGCACAGCGTGTTAGTGCTTTCCGACACCATCTCACAAGTATGGCTGAGCTCAACAAGACGTTAAGAAATCGGTGCAGAGTTGGTGATTTCAAGTATGAAAAGTATCCACTCAGACTGGGCGATCTCGAGGGTAACGTTTTTACCATCACACTGCGTGATTGCCATTTCGGCGACGATACTGATATGGACGATGCTGCAAAGGCTCAATCGGCAGAAAAAGTTGTCGGTGACGCTGTTAAACACCTGCAAACCCGTGGTTTTCTCAATTACTTTGGGTTGCAACGTTTTGGTACCTTCGCAATCGGTACACATGAAATCGGCAAGCTGATTTTGAAAGGTAACTTCAAGGGTGCCGTCGATTCTTTGCTCGCGTTTAACGAGGATGCACTTGCAGCAGCCCAGTCAGGCCAAGACAGCAGCAGCATTGGTAGAGATGATATGGCGCGTGCTCTTGCTATTCATAAATTTCAGGAAACTGGCAGGAACTCCGGTGGCAGGGACTCACTTCCACCAAGATTTTCTGCAGAGCGAGCTGTCATACAACACATGTCTTCTGAGCGCAAGCGCAATGACTATGCGGGCGCTATACTCTCCATTTCACGTCATCTCCGTACGATGTATGTGCATTCATaccaatctttcatttgGAATGTTGTAGCTTCCAGAAGATGGGAACGCTATGGGGATAAAGTTATTGAGGGTGATCTTGTTTTGGTAGAAAGCAAAGCTCCGGAACAAAAAGATGAAgtggatgaaaatggagaaattgTGATTCACGCATCTGGAGGGGACGCCGCACTTACTTCCGATGAAGTATTCCAGCGTGCACGCTGTCTTTCAGCCGAAGAAGCTGACAGTGGAGCCTTCAccatatttgatattgtccTTCCTATGCCGGGTTATGACATCGAATACCCCAATAACGAAATTGGAGACTTTTACAAGGAGTTCATGGCTAGCGAGCAGGGTGGTGGTCTGGATCCTGCCGATATGCGTCGAAAGATTAAGGACTTTAGTCTCAGTGGTAGCTATAGACACCTTATTGGCCGAGTCAAAGAGGGCATGAGTTTCGAAGTCAGGACTTAtcatgatgaaaatgaacaGCTAGTCGAGACCGACTTGGAGATCATCGAGAAGAATAACCCTCAAGATAATGAGCCTTCCCATATTCAAACAACCCACGTATATTCTAGGAGAGAAGGCGACCCGCACGGCTATGCAAACTTCCAAGAGAATAACCGCCATCATAATGACGATCAACAGGAGAACGGACATCGAGATAATGGCGCTCAGTACAACCAAGGTGGAAGACAACAAGGTGGACGTGCTCGTCACATGGCCGATGCTGCAGAACAAGGTCGCCAAAATCATGCTGTCTATGGTGGCAGTGCTCAGCATAATGCTTGGAAAGCACTACCCAACAAACTTGCCGAAGAAGACAAAGCTGCAGCTGAAGCATGGGAGGTAGAAAAATTGAAGCCTGTCGATGTGGATGCTATCAAACAACCAATCTACCAAGAAACATTCATTCAAACTTCTGCGGATGATGAAGGTCGTCGCACTGGAGTTAGAACTCAACAAACTCTTGGTTCGAAGAACGAGCTTATTGAAGAAAACATCTTGAATAACAGAGTGTCAGATATCGAGGAAAAGTCGAAGGCTCAGGTCACTAAAACTCCATTGGCTGAATCTGATGATGACACTGAGACTCAAGAGGGGGGCGTCAAACTTGGAGTCTCTGCTGGTCTCAAAAGATCTGCAGAGGAGATCTCAAAGGGATCTGTTGGCGAAaacaagaaagatgaagTAGCTATCGAAGTTGTAGAAGTTGAGGATAAGGACGGCAATTCCGCTGTAGTTGCTACTGAGATCAAAGAAGACACCAAATCATCCGAATTACCTCAGCAAATATCCACTGACACTGAAATGGCAACCGTACCAGCTGTGGAGGAAGTTACCGAGGAAACAAGACCTGCTCGACTTGCAGTCATTGTCAAATTTGGTCTCGGCTCAAGTATGTATGCTACAATGGCTCTTCGGGAGTTGATGCAGGAAGGAGGCGTCCAGGTTTACCAACCAGACTTCTCTTCCGGCAGATAA
- the Bcrps12 gene encoding Bcrps12, with amino-acid sequence MSDVEEPTSPIVAEADEVEVSGDASKGQMSVIDALKGVLKLALMHDGLARGLREASKALDRRQAHMCVLNEACEEEAYKKLVVALCSEHKIPLIKVPDGKQLGEWAGLCVLDREGNARKVVNCSCVVVKDWGEESQERTMLLNYFQTEQ; translated from the exons ATG TCTGACGTAGAAGAGCCAACCTCCCCAATTGTCGCCGAGGCCGATGAGGTCGAAGTTTCCGGAGATGCATCCAAGGGACAAATGTCCGTTATCGACGCATTGAAGGGTGTCCTCAAACTCGCACTTATGCACGATGGTCTCGCCAGAGGTCTCCGTGAAGCCTCCAAGGCTCTCGACCGTCGCCAAGCACACATGTGTGTTCTCAACGAAGCATGTGAGGAGGAGGCATACAAGAAGTTGGTCGTTGCTCTCTGCTCCGAGCACAAGATCCCCTTGATCAAGGTTCCAGACGGAAAGCAATTGGGCGAGTGGGCTGGTTTGT GTGTTTTGGACCGTGAGGGTAACGCACGCAAGGTTGTCAACTGCTCCTGCGTTGTCGTTAAGGATTGGGGTGAGGAGTCTCAAGAGCGCACCATGCTCCTCAACTACTTCCAAACCGAGCAATAA